ATCGCCACCGTCACCGTCGACGAGACCGCCGACGTGAAGGCCGTCGCCGCCACCCACATCCAGAATTTGGAGGGCATCGAGGACACCCAGACCTACGTCGCGATGGACTGACCGACGCCGCGCCGCCGTCTCCTACTCCGTCGTCCGGAACGCCCGGTCGCCGGCGTCGCCGAGTCCGGGCACGATGTAGCCGTCCTCGTCGAGTTCGTCGTCGATCGCGACGGTGAGCAGTTCGGCCTCCGGGACGGCCTCGCTCACTTGCAACAGCCCCTCCGGGGCGCTCACCGCCGAGAGGACGAACAGGTTCTCGGGCTCGGGTTGGCCCTCCAGTACCCGCTCCAGCACGGCGCACATCGTCGACCCCGTCGCCAGCATCGGGTCGGCGACGATGACGGTGTCCTCGGGCTCGATGTCCGGGAGCTTCACGTAGTCGACGGAGATGGGGAACCGCCCGGACTCGTCCATGCCGGCGGCCTCGTCGCGACTGGCGGAGATGACGCCCTGGCGGGCGCGGGGGAACGCCTTCAGCAGCCCCTCGACGAACGGCGTCGCCGCGCGGAGCACGTTGACGATGACCACGTCGTCGAGGCCCTTGACGCGCTGGCCCATCGTCTCGGTCAGCGGCGTCTCGACGGCGACGTACTCCGTCTCCATCGCGCCGTCGATGATCTCGTAGCCGCAGATCCGGCCGAGCTTGACGAGTCCCTTCCGGAACTCCACCTGTTCGGTCTTCACGTCGCGCAACCGGGTCAACACGTCCGTCGCGAGCGCGTGAGTGATCAGGCTCGCGTCGCCGCGGTCTTCGATCGCCATACCCGCGAGTGGGTTCGGCCCCGTCAAATATCCACCGCGCGAGGCGTCGTCGGTCTCGTCGCCGGTGAACGCGGGACGAGAGCGGAGGGCGCCTCGCCGGTCGGACCGCGCTCCTCAAGTTCGTCCGACCCTACCTCCGGGTAATGAGCGACACCGAGGGGCCCCTGTCGCCGGACAGGCCGGACGCCGAAAGCGACTTCCGCGTCGACGCGCCGTTCGACCCGGCGGGCGACCAGCCCGAGGCGATCGAAGGGCTCGCCGCGGGCTTTCGCCGGGGCATGGACGAACAGACCCTGCTCGGCGTGACCGGGTCGGGCAAGACCAACACCGTCTCCTGGGTCGTCGAGGAGACCCAGATGCCGACGCTCGTCATCGCCCACAACAAGACGCTGGCCGCCCAGCTCTACGAGGAGTTCCGCGAGCTGTTCCCCGACAACGCCGTCGAGTACTTCGTCTCGTACTACGACTACTACCAGCCCGAGGCCTACGTCGAACAGACCGACAAGTACATCGAGAAAGACGCCTCCATCAACGACGAGATTGACCGCCTGCGCCACTCCGCGACCCGCTCGCTCCTCACCCGCGACGACGTGATCGTCGTCGCCTCGGTGTCGGCCATCTACGGCCTGGGCGACCCGCAGAACTACGTCGACATGAGCCTCGAACTGGAGGTCGGCCAGGAGATCGACCGCGACGAGGTGCTCAAACGGCTCGTCGACCTCAACTACGAGCGCAACGACGTGGACTTCACGCAGGGCACCTTCCGGGTGCGGGGCGACACTCTGGAGATCTACCCGATGTACGGCCGCTACGCCGTCCGCGTCGAGTTCTGGGGCGACGAGATCGACCGGATGTTGAAGGTCGACCCGCTGGAGGGCGAGGTGGAATCGAGCGAGCCCGCCGTCCTCGTCCACCCGGCCGAACACTACTCGATCCCCGAACAGCGCCTCCAGCGCGCGATCGCCGAGATCGAGGAATTGAAGGAGGAGCGAGTCAGGTACTTCGAGCGCAACGGCGACGCCGTCGCCGCCCAGCGCATCGACGAGCGCACCACCTTCGACCTGGAGATGATGCGCGAGACGGGCTACTGCTCGGGCATCGAGAACTACTCCGTCCACCTCTCCGAACGGGAGTCGGGCGACGCGCCGTACACCTTGCTGGACTACTTCCCCGAGGACTTCCTCACCGTCATCGACGAGTCCCACCAGACGATCCCCCAGATCAAGGGCCAGTTCGCGGGCGACCGCTCCCGCAAGGAGTCGCTGATCGACAACGGGTTCCGGCTCCCGACGGCCTACGACAACCGCCCGCTCACCTTCGAGGAGTTCCAGGACAAGACCGACAAGACCCTCTACGTCTCCGCGACGCCCGCCGACTACGAACGCGAACACAGCGAGCAGGTCGTCGAGCAGATCGTCCGTCCCACCCACCTCGTCGACCCCGCGGTCGAGGTCTCGCCCGCCGAGGGGCAGATCGACGACCTCATGGACCGGATCGACGGTCGCGTCGACCGCGACGAGCGCGTGCTCGTCACCACCCTGACCAAGCGGATGGCCGAAGACCTGACCGAGTATCTGGAGGAAGCGGGCGTCGCCGTCGAGTATATGCACGACGAGACGGACACGCTCGAACGCCACGAACTCATCCGGTCGCTCCGGCTGGGAGAGATCGACGTGCTCGTCGGGATCAACCTCCTCCGGGAGGGCCTGGACATCCCCGAGGTCTCGCTGGTCGCCATCCTCGACGCCGACCAGGAGGGGTTCCTGCGCTCGGAGACGACGCTCGTCCAGACGATGGGCCGCGCCGCGCGCAACGTCAACGGCGAGGTCGTCCTCTACGCCGACGACCCCAGCGACGCCATGGAGTCGGCCATCGCCGAGACCAACCGCCGCCGGGAGATCCAGGAGGCGTACAACGAGGAACACGGCTTCACGCCCACGACCATCGACAAGGAGATCGGCGAATCGTCGCTGCCCGGGAGCAAGACTGACACCGGCGACGCCGCCTCGCTGGCGCCCGACGACGACGAGGAGGCCGCCCGCGCCATCGAACGACTCCAGGAGCGCATGGAGGACGCCGCCGACAACCTGGAGTTCGAACTCGCCGCCGACATCCGCGACCGCATCCACGAGCTCCGCGAGGAGTACGACCTCGCCGGCGGCGACGACGAGGAGGGCGTCGTCCCCGAACCCGTCGACGAGTTCTGAGGACCACCGGTCCCGGCACGCGAAGGCGTGTGACACGCCGCCGTGATCCTGGACGTGGGTGTCCCGTACGAACGACTCGGCCGGACCCGCCTGTTTTCAGAGAAGATACTCGCGCTCCGTCGTCGGGTGCCGTATCGATCGATCCGATCTACGGCCCCCACAGCCGACGGTCCTGTGGTGTGTGGGTGGATACCATTCCGACGGTTATTTATCATAATTTGATAAACGAACACGTATGACAGGGGACGCGTCCGCGGAGGCCGGGGGCTTCCCGCGACAGGTGGTCGGTTCGGCCGCACTACTGACGGTCACGATGGTCGCAGAGGCGATCGCCCGTGCGAGCGGATGGGGGCAGTGGACAGGCGGTGGGGCGCTGGTGTTCACGGGGGAGTTCCTGGTCGGTGTCGTCACGACGATCCCGTTCCTCGTCGGGATCGGGTACGTCGGGTACCGACTCCCGGAGGGCGACCTGGACCCCGAGCGATACCCGCGGGTCCGGCGGTGGTTCGTCGGGTCGGCCGTCGCGTCCGCGGTCTTCAATCTCGTGCTCATCGCCGTGATCGGGACCACCTCGGTCGGGATGTTCGTCGCGTGGGTGCGCTGGAGCGCGGCCGTGGGCGCCGGGATAGGGTTGGCCGTCGGCCTCTCCGAGGCGAAGGCCATCCAGCGGTCGGTCGACGCGGCCCGCGCCGAGTTCCGCGCCGAGCATGCCGCCAGTCAGCGGGACTTCCTCGACTATCTCAACGGGCTACTCAGACACGAGATCCTGAACGCGACGCAGGTCATCTCCGGGAACGCGGAGGTGTTGCGCAACGACCACGACCCCGGGACAGCCGCGCACGACCGCGGCACGACGATCTACCGCCAGAGCCAGGACGTGACGGAGGTGATCCAGAACGTCCGGGAGCTCCTGCACGCCACGTGGACCGAGAAACCCCTCGAATCGGTCGACGCGGCGTCGGTCCTGCGCGCCCAGATCGAGACGGCCGACTCCCGGTACGACGAGGCGACGTTCGAGGCGGACGTGCCCGAACGCGCACTCGTCGAGGCGAACCCGTTGCTGGGACGCGTGTTCGGCAACCTGCTGGCGAACGCCGTCGAACACAGCGACGGTCCCGTGTCGGTGTCGGTGACGATGGCCGTCGCCGACGACGAGGTATCCGTTCGCGTCGCCGACGACGGCCCGGGCGTCCCGCAGGGCGAGGTCTCCGACCTGTTCGACCGCCCGGACACGCTCGCCGTCGACCACGGCATCGGTCTGTACCTCTCCGCGAAACTCGTCGAGCAGTACCGCGGCACGATCGACCTCGCCGAAAACGGCGGGGACGGCGCCGTCTTCCGCGTCCGCCTCCCCAGAGCCACCGACGACACCGCCGTGGACCCCGCCGAACCACGTGACCCCGATATCACACCCGCGACGCCCCTCGGATCGGTCGACCGCAGCGGCTCACCGACCGCCCCTTCGGACGGCCACCGCCGGACCGACTGAGCGACCACCCCGCCGACCGCCGGATCCAACGCTACCGGGGCGTAATACAATCTAAATTGTCTTAGTGCAAGCGGTGTTGGAAAGCTTTATTCGGGCGGGGCCGGTCAGGAACGAACGCACCGCGAGCGGCCGTATTCGGCGGTTTCGGGCGGGATCGCCCGGGTAGCCGAGCGGCCGCGTGTGCCGCTTTGCCACCGAACAGTGGCGACACTACCATGAGTACGCTGACAGCGCAGTCGACGATCCGCTCCGTCCTGGAGCGCGCACGCACAGGCCACGAAGACATCATCGACGACGAGACCCTCGACGAGCTCGTCGAATCGGTCGAACGCTCGCTGTACGACGGCGTCGACGCCGACGACCGCGACGAGGGCATCGTGGGGGAGCTGACCGCCCGCATCGAGCGCCACCCGGCCTACGACGACGCGGCCGCCCGCGTCGCCCGCCGCAAGCACTTCCGCGCCGTCACCGGCGAGGACCCGCCCGGCGACGGCTGGGCGCTCCCCGCCGACGAGGACGGCCGAGTCACCGACGACGCCGACCTCGACGACGACTACGCCGACGCCTACCGCGAGGCGTTCGTCGAGGGGATCGAGCAGGGGGTCCGCGCCGACATCGTCGACGAGCGACTCCTGACCTACGACCTGGCGGAGATGGCGGCGGCGATCCGGCCCGAGCGCGACGAGCGCTTCGACCACATCGCCGTCGACACGCTCGCCCAGCGGTACTTCCTCGACGACGACGGCGACCCGCTGGAACTCCCACAGGCGTTCTGGATGCGCGTCGCGATGGGCATCGCCCTGCGCGAACCCGTCGACGACCGCGCCGACCGCGCACGCGAGTTCTACGAACTGCTCTCGACGCTGCGGTTCGTCCACTCCTCGCCCACGCTCTTCCACGCGGGCACCACGCACCCCCAGCTCGCCTCCTGTTACGTCACGACCGTCCCCGACGACCTGGAGGGCATCTTCGACGCCTACAAGTCCCACGCCAAGCTCTCGAAGTGGTCCGGCGGCCTCGGAACCGACTGGACCCCCGTCCGGGCGTCGGGCTCGCTCATCGAGTCGACCGGCGTCGAGTCGACGGGGACCGTGCCCTTCCTCAAGATCTCCAACGACGTGACCGCCGCGATCAACCGCTCGGGCAAGCGCCGCGGCGCCGCCTGCGCCTACATGGAGCCGTGGCACCTGGACTACCCCGACTTCCTCGACCTGAAGCGCAACACCGGCGACGAGCGCCGGCGCACCCACGACATGAACACCGCCGCGTGGGTGCCCGACCTGTTCATGAAACGGGTCGCGGCGGACGAACAGTGGACCCTCTTCTCGCCCGACGAGGTCCCGGACCTCCACGAGGCTCACGGCGAGGAGTTCGAGGAGCTGTACCGCGAGTACGAACGGAAGGCCGACGCGGGCGAACTGCGCCAGTACGAGCGCGTCGACGCCGCCGACCTCTGGCGCGACACCCTCACTCGCCTCTTCGAGACCGGCCACCCCTGGATCACGTTCAAAGACGCCTGCAACGTCCGATCGCCCCAGGACCACGCCGGCACGATCCGCTCGTCGAACCTCTGTACCGAGATCACGCTCAACACCTCCACCGAGGAGACCGCCGTCTGTAACCTCGGCTCGGTGAACCTCTCGGAGCACGTGACTGGCGCGGCGCGAAGCGCCGCGGAAAACGCGAGCGGTGAAACCGCGAGCGACGGCATCCAGCGCGAGAAGCTCGAAGACACGGTCGAGACGGCGATGCGGATGCTCGACAACGTCGTCGACCTGAACTTCTACCCGACCGACCGCTCGGCGGACTCGAACATGACCCATCGACCCATCGGGCTGGGGATGATGGGCTTCCACGAGGCGCTGATCGAACAGCGCGTCCCGATGAACTCCGAGCGGGCGGTCGCGTTCGCCGACGAGGTCACCGAGTTCGTCGCCTACAACGCCATCCTGGCCTCCTCGAAGCTCGCCGCCGAGCGCGGCACCTACGACAGCTACGAGGGGTCGAAGTGGGACCGCGGCCTGCTCCCGCAGGACACCGTCGACCTGCTGGAAGCGGAGCGCGGCCGCGAGGTCGACGTCGACGTCGAGGAGCGACTCGACTGGGACCGGGTCCGCGAACACGTCGCCGAGCACGGCATGCGCAACTCGAACACGATGGCCGTCGCGCCCACGGCGACCATCTCGACCATCGCCGGCACCTCCGCCTCGATCGAGCCGCTCTACTCCAATCTCTACGTCAAGTCGAACATGAGCGGCGACTTCACCGTCGTCAACGACGACCTGGTCGCCGACCTCGAAGGTCGGGGCCTGTGGACCGACGAGATCCGCGACCGGATCAAGTTCCACGACGGCTCGGTCCAGGAGATCGCGGAGATACCCGACGACCTGCGGGAGCTCTATCGCACCGCCTTCGAGGTCGACCCGCGCCACCAGCTCCGCCTCTCGGCGGCCCGCGGCGTCTGGATCGACCAGAGCCAGAGCCACAACGTCTTCTTCCCCGAGACCGACGGGAGCCTCCTCGCCGACGTGTACGAGACCGCCTGGGATCTCGGCCTGAAGACGACCTACTACCTGCGGACGCTGGGCGCCAGCCAGTTCGAGAAGTCCACGCTCGACATGGGCGAGTACGGCCGCACCCAGACGAAAGAGCGCGGCGGCGACGTGGCCGACGGCGACGGGAGCGCGAGCGACGAGTCGGCAGGCGCCGACGGGGACCGCGCCGACGGCGACCTGCCGAGCGTCGAGGACCCGACCTGCGACGCCTGCCAGTGAGACCGAACTCAGGGAGATATCCACGATGCCGATAACCTACACGACGGACAACGACACGCACGACCCGAACAAGATCCTGCCGATGGACTACGAGTGGGCCCGCGAGTACTACCAGTCGGGCGTCGCCAACAACTGGACGCCCGAGGAGATCCCCATGGGCGAGGACGCCAGACAGTACGAGGACGGCACGCTCACGGAAGCCGAGAAGGACCTCGTCGAGTGGAACCTCGGCTTCTTCTCGACCGCGGAGTCGCTGACGGCCAACAACATCGTCCTCGCGGTCTACGATTACGTCACCGCCCCGGAGTGTCGCCAGTACCTGCTCCGGCAGGCCTACGAGGAGGCCGTCCACACGGACACGTTCATCTACTGCTGTGACTCGCTGGGGTTCGACCCCGAGTACCTCTACGGCATGTACGACCGCATCCCCGCCATCGAGGCGAAAGACGACTTCGTCGTCGACCTCACCCGCGTCGTCGACGACCCCGACTTCACCATCGACGACGACGAGGACGTGCGAGCCTTTCTCCGGGACCTGATCGGCTTCTACGTCGTCATGGAGGGCATCTTCTTCTACGCCGGGTTCGCGATGATGCTCGGGCTCAAACGCCAGAACAAGCTGACCGGTATCGGCCAGCAGTTCGAGTACATCATGCGCGACGAGTCGCTGCACCTGGGGTTCGGCGTCGACCTGATCGACCAGATCCGGACCGAGACCGACGCCTGGACCGACGACTTCGAGGCCGAGGTGATCGAACTGGTCCGCGAGGCCGTCGAGCTGGAGGCCCGCTACGCCCGCGAGGCCTGCCCCGACGAGATTCTCGGGATGGGCCCGGAGCAGTTCGCCGAGTACGTCGAGTACGTCGCGGACCGGCGGTGTTCGCAGCTCGACCTCCCCGAGCAGTACGGGACGGACAATCCCTTCGACTGGATGTCCGAGGCCGCGGACCTCAACAAGGAGAAGAACTTCTTCGAGACGCAGGTGACCGAGTACCAGAGCGGCGGGCAACTGGAGTGGTGACGGCCGTCGACGGCTGACTGGCGGGTGCGCCCGGCCGTCCACGACGGCCGCGGGGCGAGGCGAAGACGCCCGACCGGGGCCGTTCGGTCGCCTGCGCTCGCAAGCGGCGTGCGACAAGATATTTGACGGGCCCGGACGACTCCCCTGCAGAGGTCCGCTGGATGGACGATACGACCCCGCACTCAGACACGACACGCCCCGCACCGACGCGGCGGCGCTTCCTCGCCGGCCTGACCGCGGCCGGCGTCGCTGGTTCGACCCTCTCTGCCGTCGCCGGCGAACAGGTCCCGGCCGACCGCGCTCCCGCCGACCGCGCGGCGGACGCGGCCGCCTCCCGCAGGTGGCCGATGTTCGCTTTCGACGACGGCAACACCGGATACAGCGGCGCGAACGGACCGAACGACGGTATCGCTGTCCGGTGGGACCGGGCGATCGGCGCGACCGGCGAGCCGACGTTCGACGACGTCCGCGCGTACGTCCGGAGCGCCGACGGCAGTCTCTACGCGCTCGACCGCGCCTCCGGGGAGACGCAGTGGCGGTACGGGACCGACGGCGACGGCGGGTCCCCGGCGGCGGCCGCCGTCTCCGACGGGACCGCGTTCATGGACGACGGCGCCGCGGTGCTGGCGGTCCGGACCGCCTCTCAGGAGCGATACTGGCGCACCGAGGTCGACGGCGCCGTCTCGGCGCCGGTCACCGTCACCGACTCGCGCGTCCTCGCGGGGACCGAGGCGGGTACCTGCTACTCGCTCGGTCGCGACGGCGGCGCCCGCAGGTGGACGTTCGATGCGGGCGACCCGATCGCGGCGGCGCCAGCACGCGGCCCGAAGCGCGCCTTCTTCGCGACGGAGACGGGCACCGTCGTCGCCCGCGAGTCCCAGGCGGGGAGCCCCCGCTGGGAGTTCGAGGCCGACGATCCGACGGAGGACGTGCCGCCCGTCGTCAGCGGCGACCAGGTGTACATCGGTGACACCGGCGGGACGGTGTACGCCATCGACAGGGTCGACGGCGAGGCCCGATGGCGAGCGGACGTGGGGGGCGCGGTCGTCGGC
The window above is part of the Halosimplex rubrum genome. Proteins encoded here:
- the upp gene encoding uracil phosphoribosyltransferase; protein product: MAIEDRGDASLITHALATDVLTRLRDVKTEQVEFRKGLVKLGRICGYEIIDGAMETEYVAVETPLTETMGQRVKGLDDVVIVNVLRAATPFVEGLLKAFPRARQGVISASRDEAAGMDESGRFPISVDYVKLPDIEPEDTVIVADPMLATGSTMCAVLERVLEGQPEPENLFVLSAVSAPEGLLQVSEAVPEAELLTVAIDDELDEDGYIVPGLGDAGDRAFRTTE
- the uvrB gene encoding excinuclease ABC subunit UvrB → MSDTEGPLSPDRPDAESDFRVDAPFDPAGDQPEAIEGLAAGFRRGMDEQTLLGVTGSGKTNTVSWVVEETQMPTLVIAHNKTLAAQLYEEFRELFPDNAVEYFVSYYDYYQPEAYVEQTDKYIEKDASINDEIDRLRHSATRSLLTRDDVIVVASVSAIYGLGDPQNYVDMSLELEVGQEIDRDEVLKRLVDLNYERNDVDFTQGTFRVRGDTLEIYPMYGRYAVRVEFWGDEIDRMLKVDPLEGEVESSEPAVLVHPAEHYSIPEQRLQRAIAEIEELKEERVRYFERNGDAVAAQRIDERTTFDLEMMRETGYCSGIENYSVHLSERESGDAPYTLLDYFPEDFLTVIDESHQTIPQIKGQFAGDRSRKESLIDNGFRLPTAYDNRPLTFEEFQDKTDKTLYVSATPADYEREHSEQVVEQIVRPTHLVDPAVEVSPAEGQIDDLMDRIDGRVDRDERVLVTTLTKRMAEDLTEYLEEAGVAVEYMHDETDTLERHELIRSLRLGEIDVLVGINLLREGLDIPEVSLVAILDADQEGFLRSETTLVQTMGRAARNVNGEVVLYADDPSDAMESAIAETNRRREIQEAYNEEHGFTPTTIDKEIGESSLPGSKTDTGDAASLAPDDDEEAARAIERLQERMEDAADNLEFELAADIRDRIHELREEYDLAGGDDEEGVVPEPVDEF
- a CDS encoding sensor histidine kinase, translating into MTGDASAEAGGFPRQVVGSAALLTVTMVAEAIARASGWGQWTGGGALVFTGEFLVGVVTTIPFLVGIGYVGYRLPEGDLDPERYPRVRRWFVGSAVASAVFNLVLIAVIGTTSVGMFVAWVRWSAAVGAGIGLAVGLSEAKAIQRSVDAARAEFRAEHAASQRDFLDYLNGLLRHEILNATQVISGNAEVLRNDHDPGTAAHDRGTTIYRQSQDVTEVIQNVRELLHATWTEKPLESVDAASVLRAQIETADSRYDEATFEADVPERALVEANPLLGRVFGNLLANAVEHSDGPVSVSVTMAVADDEVSVRVADDGPGVPQGEVSDLFDRPDTLAVDHGIGLYLSAKLVEQYRGTIDLAENGGDGAVFRVRLPRATDDTAVDPAEPRDPDITPATPLGSVDRSGSPTAPSDGHRRTD
- a CDS encoding ribonucleoside-diphosphate reductase subunit alpha, whose amino-acid sequence is MSTLTAQSTIRSVLERARTGHEDIIDDETLDELVESVERSLYDGVDADDRDEGIVGELTARIERHPAYDDAAARVARRKHFRAVTGEDPPGDGWALPADEDGRVTDDADLDDDYADAYREAFVEGIEQGVRADIVDERLLTYDLAEMAAAIRPERDERFDHIAVDTLAQRYFLDDDGDPLELPQAFWMRVAMGIALREPVDDRADRAREFYELLSTLRFVHSSPTLFHAGTTHPQLASCYVTTVPDDLEGIFDAYKSHAKLSKWSGGLGTDWTPVRASGSLIESTGVESTGTVPFLKISNDVTAAINRSGKRRGAACAYMEPWHLDYPDFLDLKRNTGDERRRTHDMNTAAWVPDLFMKRVAADEQWTLFSPDEVPDLHEAHGEEFEELYREYERKADAGELRQYERVDAADLWRDTLTRLFETGHPWITFKDACNVRSPQDHAGTIRSSNLCTEITLNTSTEETAVCNLGSVNLSEHVTGAARSAAENASGETASDGIQREKLEDTVETAMRMLDNVVDLNFYPTDRSADSNMTHRPIGLGMMGFHEALIEQRVPMNSERAVAFADEVTEFVAYNAILASSKLAAERGTYDSYEGSKWDRGLLPQDTVDLLEAERGREVDVDVEERLDWDRVREHVAEHGMRNSNTMAVAPTATISTIAGTSASIEPLYSNLYVKSNMSGDFTVVNDDLVADLEGRGLWTDEIRDRIKFHDGSVQEIAEIPDDLRELYRTAFEVDPRHQLRLSAARGVWIDQSQSHNVFFPETDGSLLADVYETAWDLGLKTTYYLRTLGASQFEKSTLDMGEYGRTQTKERGGDVADGDGSASDESAGADGDRADGDLPSVEDPTCDACQ
- a CDS encoding ribonucleotide-diphosphate reductase subunit beta, whose protein sequence is MPITYTTDNDTHDPNKILPMDYEWAREYYQSGVANNWTPEEIPMGEDARQYEDGTLTEAEKDLVEWNLGFFSTAESLTANNIVLAVYDYVTAPECRQYLLRQAYEEAVHTDTFIYCCDSLGFDPEYLYGMYDRIPAIEAKDDFVVDLTRVVDDPDFTIDDDEDVRAFLRDLIGFYVVMEGIFFYAGFAMMLGLKRQNKLTGIGQQFEYIMRDESLHLGFGVDLIDQIRTETDAWTDDFEAEVIELVREAVELEARYAREACPDEILGMGPEQFAEYVEYVADRRCSQLDLPEQYGTDNPFDWMSEAADLNKEKNFFETQVTEYQSGGQLEW